The Gemmatimonadaceae bacterium genomic sequence CCGTCATCTCTTTGCTCGTCACATGCATCGCAGGCGCACGGACGAGCGTGAGCTCCGCCGCTCCGGAGGTGCGCCCGAATCCAAACACCACGAGCGCCGGGATGCTTCACGATGGCGTGTTGACGGTTGCGCTCGAGGCAAAGCCCAGCCTGTGGCGCTTCAGCGGCACTCGTCAGCCGATGACGGTCGCGGCGTTCTCGGAACAGGGTAAACCACCACTCATGCCCGGACCGTTGCTCCGAGTCCCCGTTGGAACGCAGCTCCGGCTCACGATTCGCAACTCGCTCGACAAGCCGCTCACCTTCATCGTGCCTGCCGCGGTGCACGGTGCGCCGGACCGCATCACGGCCATGGATTCCGTGATCATCGCGCCCAACACGGTCGATACGCTCTCCGCGCCTGCGACGGTGCCGGGCAGCTACGTCTACCGTGGCACGCTGCCCGACGGCGCGAGCAAGATCTCGCATATCGCCGGCGTGCTCGCCGGCACGATCGTCGTCGACAGCGCCGGCATAACGTCGCATCCAACCGATCGCCTCTTCGTCATCATGGCGACGGAAGATTCCCTATCGTCGGCGTGCGACGACACGACCTCCGGGGATCGTGCACGCGCGTTGGGTGAATGCCGTGGCCGCCGATTCATGTATACGATCAACGGCACCGAATGGCCGTTGACGGACCGGATTCACGCCACGGTCGGCGACTCGCTGCACTGGCGAGTGGTGAACGCGTCCTCGCAGGACCATCCGATGCACCTGCACGGCTTCTACTATCGCGTCGACGCGCTGTCCGGTCCGCTGATCGATTCGACCAGTCGCCCGGCGCGCGGACAGCTGGTCGTCACGCAGCTGCTCACGGCGCTGGCAAGTATGTCGCTGACCTGGTCGCCCGAGCGCCCGGGAAATTGGCTGTTCCACTGTCACTTCGCCCTGCACAACACACCGTACGCGATGATCGCGATGCCCGACGATCCCGACATGCGGGACATGGCCGGCCTCGTCATCGGCGCGATCGTCGCGTCGCGACCGGGCGCCGTCGGCGCGGGTCATCCGTCACAGGAGCGACACCTTCGACTCGTCGCCGAGGAGACCCCGGCCACGGCGGGGACATTGCCGCGCATGTCGTTCGTGCTCGAGGAGAGTGGTCGGCGCGTCGATACGCACACCGACTGGAGCCCGCAGCTCGACCTCGTTCGCGGCGAGCCGGTCGCGATCACGATCGTGAACCACATGGCCCAGCCGACGAGCGTGCACTGGCATGGCGTGGAGGTCGAAGACAGCTATGCGGACGGCGCGCCGGGGTTCAGCGGTTCCGGAACGCATCTGGCTCCCGCGATCGCGCCGGGAGACTCATTCGTTGCGCGCTTCACACCGCCGCGCGCCGGCACGTTCATGTACCATACGCACGTCGACGAGATGCGCGAAGAGCTCGCGGGGCTCGAGGGTGCGCTCATCGTGCACGAGCGGCGCGCCGTCAACGATCCGGACGACCACGTTTTTTTTCTCAAGGGACAACAACCACGCGACCGAGAACACCCGCTCGAGATCGACGGGACAACGAACCCCGACACCATCGTGCTTCACGTCGGGCACGCTGCGCGCTTTCGGTTTCTCAATCTCTCAACCGCCGCCGGAACAGCCGCACCGCTGTTCTGGCTCACCGCGCGACCGGACAGCGTCGCGGCGATCGCGCGAGACACGATGCTCGTGCGCTGGCAGCCGATCGCCAAGGACGCGTTCGATCTTCCGGCATCGGCCCGCGCGATCCGGATCGCCGAGCAAATCGTCAGCCTCGGAGAGACCTACGACGCCGAGTATACGCCGACGGCCCCGGGCATCCTTCGCCTCGAGGTGCGGGGCGCCACTGGAAACCACGGGTTGCTGATTCGCGTTCCAGTACGAGTGGAGTGAACTTACGCGTACAAATCGGGACGCGGACGGCCTGCTGCTATCTAGCCGTCTGTCCGATGAGCGGCGTCCAGCCCGACAGCACCGCGCCCACGGTGTAGCGCGCGGCGTCCGTTTCGCTCAGCACACGACGCGCCTCGCTGTGCACGGCGCCCGGACCCTTCGTTCCATACTCCGCGAAACGTGCCGACGCAGGCTCGTACCACACACGCGTGCCGGTCGAGTCGACCGACGACATCCGATCCCACCCGCGCTCGCCGATGTGGTCGTCCATCCAGCAGGCTATGAAGGCCACGCTCGCCACGGCGCGCGGGTTGGCGAACGGATGCCACGGCCGGCCGAGCGTCACCGAATTCGGTGACATCGACGGCCGCTCCTTCTTCAAGCGGCTGCGCAGAAAGAGAAAGCCGTAGGGCTGGCCGAGGTCGGTGCTCGCCGCCGTCACGTATCCGTTGTTCGTCTTGCTCCCGCGATCGCGCGACACGATGTCGCAGTCGTCGAACACCGCCTGCCCGGCACCAAAGATGAAGTCGACGTGCCCCCACACCTCGCAGCGCGCGAAATAGCTGCGGCCCGAGTTTGGAAAGAGCGTGTCCTGGAAGCCGGTGATCTTCACGTTCACGAACGTCGCGCGGTCGGAGCCCAGGTCGAGCATCAGCGCGACGGCTTGCATGTTCTTGAGCTTCGTTCTGTCGCTATCGGGCTTGGCGACATTGGCCGGATAGTCGAATGCGTTTTCGACCGTGAGGTTTTCGGCGCGGAAATCAGGCGCCACGACGCGAAGCGTGAAGCTGCCGCGCGTGCCGTACGTGCCGCCACCGGGATTCGGCGTGTCGGCGGCCGCGTCGTACGAGAGGATCGTGCCGTCTCGGCTTTCCCCGACCAGTGAGACGTAGGGCCGATCAATGGTGAGCTTCTCGTGGTAGCGACCATTCTTCATCAGGATCGCCGCGCGCCCAACGCCGTTCGGTGGAAGTGCCGTCAGCGCCGCGCCGAGTGTGTGAAAGGTCGGCGTGCCGGTCGAGCTATCGCCGTCCGTCCCTCGAAACTTCGCGTCGACGACGGCCGCGTAATGCGCCCCCCCCGAGCTGCCGGCCGACGCCATCGCCGGCATCGGGACGAACTTCCCGGTGCACGCATTCGGCGGCGCGTCCGACGGTGTGCCGGTGAGCTTCACGTCCTCGCCGGCGACCGTGAGGTTCGACGGCCCCGGTCCACGAGTAAGCGTGACGTGTTGGGCGAGCAACGTGATCGCCTTCGGGTCGTCGAACACGACGTTGTTGAACGCGATCTCGAGGCGGCGCGAAGCGTCGTACCCGTCGAGGGTCACCTTCCCGCCGTCGAGCACGCGCACGTCGGCGAGACGGATGTCGCGGTACTCGGGGATCAGCTTGCCCGTGGTCTCCGGCGACGCCGTGTAGTGCGTGTCCATTAGAATTGGCTCTTTCGTGCGCCGGATGCAAACATCGCGATATTCGATATCGCGGACCAACCCACCTCGGCTCGCGTTCGACTTGATGCGCAGTCCGTTGTCCGCGCCCTCGACCGAGAGATCGAATACGCGAATCGCGCTCGCGCCGCCGTCCGTCTCGCTGCCGATTGACATGCCGTGGCCGCGATAGAAATGGTTGTGCGAGACCGTCATGTGCGTGCTGGCGACCTTCCCCGCCTTGATCGCCACGTCGTCGTCGCCGGTATTGATGTAGCTGTGGGTGATCGTGACGTTCGTCGCGCTCGTCGGATCGACGCCGTCCGTGTTTCGGGCCCGCGGATCGCGCGTGTCGATGCGGATGCCCCACACCGTGAATCCGGACCCGTGGTCGAACACGACGTGGAAGTTGCCCGAGTTCTTGAGCGTGACATCGTACAGCACCGCGCCGTCCGATTTCGTGAGCACGATGAGGCGCGGGCAGCTCTGCGACAGATTGCGCACCTTCGCGTCCTGCGCGAGGTCCCACCACGAGACGTTCTTGCCGAGCAGCTTGGCCCAGCCCCGCCCGTCGATCGTCCCCGGGCCCATGACGCCGACGCCGACGGCGCCGTTTGCCGCGATGAGCGGCTTGCAGCCGTGACCCTTCTCGTCCACGGTACCGCAACGGCCGTCGATGTCGTACTCGCGCGGGTCGCGCGAGCCGAAGAGAATGGCATTCGTGTCGACGAGGAGCGTCACACCTCGCTGCAGCGTGAGCGGCCCACTGAGAAACGCGCGTTTCGCGCCGGCGGCGCGCAACACGACGGCACGCCCCGCCCCGCAATGGTCGATGGCCGCCTGAATGCGACGCGTGTCGAGCTTCGACTCGTCGCCGTCGGCGATCGTCGTGTCCGCGACGGGCGACAACTCGGCATTGAGGACAGCGCACGACTCCGGACGCTTCGGCTCGACGACGTTGCGCGTGTCCTGAGCGCGAGCGGCCGCCGCCGCGACGCAGGCGAGCGCCAGCGCGACGCCCACGCGTCTCATGGCCGTGCCTCGATCGTGACCGACAACGGCGTGGCGATGCGCTGCGCCTGTTGGTCGAGGTAGTTCCACCAGTCGCGCACGTCGTGGAAGTCGCCGCTCGCCGTCCAACCGGCGCCGATGTAGTAGCTCATCGCTTCGCCCGACTTCGCGTGCGACACCGCCATGTAGTGGTCGTTCGTCTCCTTCCAGTCGACGACCGCGTCGCGCGGCAGGAGAATGCCGATGCCGAGATCGCCGTGGCCGCCATTTTTCGGAACGACCGGCCCCCACTCTGCGAGCCACGCCCACGACTTCGCCTTGCTCTCGAACCCGACGACGCTGGGGCGCTTCACGATGCCCGTCACCCACGGGATGTCGGCCGAGGCGTCGTCCGTCTTGAAGATGCTGACGACGTGGTTGAGGTTGTGCCCCGCGTCGAGCGAGACACGCTTCGTTTCCGACACACGCAGTCCCGCGGCGTCCCACGGCTGATACTGCAGCTCGAAGATCGCCCGCACCGGCCCCGGCGCGATGACGCGCCATCCCTTGAAGTTGAGCGCGCGATACAGCTTATCGCCGCGCCAGATCCCCGTCCCACCGGCGCCGAGCGATTCGCCGACGTCGAAGAAGTCGGCGCCTTCGCCGTTGTCGTGGTGGTACTCGTCGTGGCCCTTGGCGTACCACTTGTCGACGATCGGATCGCGCACGCGCTTGACCCAAATGTCGACGCCGCTGCTGTTGAGCGAGTCGACCTTCCAGAGTCCCTGGCCGTAGATGCGAAACGCGATGCGATCGCTCTCCCACGCGACGTCGTCGCGCGGGTCCTCGTGAACGGCATAGGCGCGAAGCTTCGGCTGGGCAAATCCCGGCGCCCCGCTCTCGACGATGAACCGCTTCGCTTCGCCCGCCGTGAAGGACCCTTGGAAGATCAACTCGTCCACCGTCCCGTCGCCGTCGTTGTCGACGACCTGCGACACGATCTCGTCGCCCGCGCTCGACCGCACGCGCACCGACCCCGGCGCCGCGCTCGGGATGTGCGAGCGAACGTCGGCCCACCGGATGCCGATCGTCTCGTCGGGGCGGGCGATGGTCAGCGTGTTCTGTACTCTGACCGCGAATCCGGCTCCCTGCGCGGCGGCAGCGGGAGCGACGGCGACGATTCCGGCGAGCACCAAGCCTAGATGGCGGGTCATTTCAGTTCCCTCATGTCGACCGCTTGCATGTCCGAGAAATCCTGGTTCTCGCCGCCCATCGCCCAGCAAAACGAGTAGGCCGCGGTGCCGCACCCCGAGTGAATCGACCACGCCGGCGAGAGCGCCACTTCCTCGTTCCGCACGACCACGTGGCGCGTTTCGCCGGGCTCGCCGAGCAGATGCATGACGACGTCCTTCTCCGGTAGATCGAAGTACAGGTAGACCTCGGTGCGCCGCACGTGGCGGTGACTCGGCATCGTGTTCCACACGTTGCCCGTCGCCAACGTCGTTACGCCCATGAGCAGCTGGGCCGTCTGCACGCGACCGGGGTGGATGTATTTGGCCAGGCGCCGTCGGTTGGCACCCGCCTCGGTGCCGAGATCCGACGCGTCGGCGTCGGCGCGCGCGATTCGCGCGGACGGGTGCGTCGCGTGCGCCGGATAGCTGACGAGGTAAAAGCGCGCGGGCCGTTCGGCGCTCGAGCTGCCGAACGACACGTCGCGCGTGCCGCGCCCGAGATAGACCACATCGCGCGGCTGCATCTCGAAGCTCGTGCCCGCCGCGCGAACGACCCCGGGCCCGCCGATGTTCAGCACGCCCAGCTCTCGGCGTTCCAGAAAGTGCTCGGCCGCGAGCCACGCGGGAGGATCCAGCGGGAGCGTTTCACCGAGTGGCACTGCTCCGCCGAGGATCACACGATCGAGATCGACGTGTTTGAGCGTGAGCCGACCCGCGCTGAACAGCCCGCGCACGAGAAACGCCGCGCGCAGCTCGTCAGCGGAAAGGTGTCTCGCCCGTTGGGCGTCCGGCAGATGATGCATGGCGGTTTCCGTGCGTCAGCGAGCCATCCAGCCGCCGTCCACCACGAGGACGTGACCGTTGACGTAGTTGGCGGCGTCCGACGCGAGGAACACGACGGCGCCCGCGAGATCGGCCGGTTCTCCCCACCGCCCCGCGGGTATGCGCGCGTTGATCTGCGCGACGCGCGGCGCGTTCTCGCGAAGCGCCTGTGTGTTGTCGGTGGCGAAATAGCCGGGCGCGATGGCGTTGACCTGCACGTTGCGCGACGCCCACTCGTTGGCGAGCGCTTTCGTCAGTCCGACGATACCGTGCTTGCTCGCCGCGTACGCCGCGACCGTGAGCCCGCCGCTGAACGACAGCACGGACGCGATGTTGACGATCTTTCCCCCCCCCGATCCGCGCTCGACCATCCGAGCGCCGAAGCGCTGACTGAGCAGCCACGCGGCGTCGAGGTTGGTTCGCAGCACGCGGTCCCAATCGTCGATCGGAAACTTCTCGGCGGGGTGCCGCGCGATGTCGCCCGCGTTGTTGACGAGAATGTCCACCTCCGCGAGGCGCTCCACTTCATCCGCCATCGCGTTGAGTGCG encodes the following:
- a CDS encoding SDR family oxidoreductase, with product MSVLDAFSLAGKTALVTGASRGLGRGLAIALAEAGADVACASSRPDGARETAECVRSLGRHAWTISADLADRRALNAMADEVERLAEVDILVNNAGDIARHPAEKFPIDDWDRVLRTNLDAAWLLSQRFGARMVERGSGGGKIVNIASVLSFSGGLTVAAYAASKHGIVGLTKALANEWASRNVQVNAIAPGYFATDNTQALRENAPRVAQINARIPAGRWGEPADLAGAVVFLASDAANYVNGHVLVVDGGWMAR
- the kduI gene encoding 5-dehydro-4-deoxy-D-glucuronate isomerase — protein: MHHLPDAQRARHLSADELRAAFLVRGLFSAGRLTLKHVDLDRVILGGAVPLGETLPLDPPAWLAAEHFLERRELGVLNIGGPGVVRAAGTSFEMQPRDVVYLGRGTRDVSFGSSSAERPARFYLVSYPAHATHPSARIARADADASDLGTEAGANRRRLAKYIHPGRVQTAQLLMGVTTLATGNVWNTMPSHRHVRRTEVYLYFDLPEKDVVMHLLGEPGETRHVVVRNEEVALSPAWSIHSGCGTAAYSFCWAMGGENQDFSDMQAVDMRELK
- a CDS encoding multicopper oxidase domain-containing protein, translating into MTTLTGQKRQPTRNLRRAVTVISLLVTCIAGARTSVSSAAPEVRPNPNTTSAGMLHDGVLTVALEAKPSLWRFSGTRQPMTVAAFSEQGKPPLMPGPLLRVPVGTQLRLTIRNSLDKPLTFIVPAAVHGAPDRITAMDSVIIAPNTVDTLSAPATVPGSYVYRGTLPDGASKISHIAGVLAGTIVVDSAGITSHPTDRLFVIMATEDSLSSACDDTTSGDRARALGECRGRRFMYTINGTEWPLTDRIHATVGDSLHWRVVNASSQDHPMHLHGFYYRVDALSGPLIDSTSRPARGQLVVTQLLTALASMSLTWSPERPGNWLFHCHFALHNTPYAMIAMPDDPDMRDMAGLVIGAIVASRPGAVGAGHPSQERHLRLVAEETPATAGTLPRMSFVLEESGRRVDTHTDWSPQLDLVRGEPVAITIVNHMAQPTSVHWHGVEVEDSYADGAPGFSGSGTHLAPAIAPGDSFVARFTPPRAGTFMYHTHVDEMREELAGLEGALIVHERRAVNDPDDHVFFLKGQQPRDREHPLEIDGTTNPDTIVLHVGHAARFRFLNLSTAAGTAAPLFWLTARPDSVAAIARDTMLVRWQPIAKDAFDLPASARAIRIAEQIVSLGETYDAEYTPTAPGILRLEVRGATGNHGLLIRVPVRVE
- a CDS encoding pectinesterase family protein — its product is MRRVGVALALACVAAAAARAQDTRNVVEPKRPESCAVLNAELSPVADTTIADGDESKLDTRRIQAAIDHCGAGRAVVLRAAGAKRAFLSGPLTLQRGVTLLVDTNAILFGSRDPREYDIDGRCGTVDEKGHGCKPLIAANGAVGVGVMGPGTIDGRGWAKLLGKNVSWWDLAQDAKVRNLSQSCPRLIVLTKSDGAVLYDVTLKNSGNFHVVFDHGSGFTVWGIRIDTRDPRARNTDGVDPTSATNVTITHSYINTGDDDVAIKAGKVASTHMTVSHNHFYRGHGMSIGSETDGGASAIRVFDLSVEGADNGLRIKSNASRGGLVRDIEYRDVCIRRTKEPILMDTHYTASPETTGKLIPEYRDIRLADVRVLDGGKVTLDGYDASRRLEIAFNNVVFDDPKAITLLAQHVTLTRGPGPSNLTVAGEDVKLTGTPSDAPPNACTGKFVPMPAMASAGSSGGAHYAAVVDAKFRGTDGDSSTGTPTFHTLGAALTALPPNGVGRAAILMKNGRYHEKLTIDRPYVSLVGESRDGTILSYDAAADTPNPGGGTYGTRGSFTLRVVAPDFRAENLTVENAFDYPANVAKPDSDRTKLKNMQAVALMLDLGSDRATFVNVKITGFQDTLFPNSGRSYFARCEVWGHVDFIFGAGQAVFDDCDIVSRDRGSKTNNGYVTAASTDLGQPYGFLFLRSRLKKERPSMSPNSVTLGRPWHPFANPRAVASVAFIACWMDDHIGERGWDRMSSVDSTGTRVWYEPASARFAEYGTKGPGAVHSEARRVLSETDAARYTVGAVLSGWTPLIGQTAR
- a CDS encoding DUF4861 domain-containing protein — encoded protein: MTRHLGLVLAGIVAVAPAAAAQGAGFAVRVQNTLTIARPDETIGIRWADVRSHIPSAAPGSVRVRSSAGDEIVSQVVDNDGDGTVDELIFQGSFTAGEAKRFIVESGAPGFAQPKLRAYAVHEDPRDDVAWESDRIAFRIYGQGLWKVDSLNSSGVDIWVKRVRDPIVDKWYAKGHDEYHHDNGEGADFFDVGESLGAGGTGIWRGDKLYRALNFKGWRVIAPGPVRAIFELQYQPWDAAGLRVSETKRVSLDAGHNLNHVVSIFKTDDASADIPWVTGIVKRPSVVGFESKAKSWAWLAEWGPVVPKNGGHGDLGIGILLPRDAVVDWKETNDHYMAVSHAKSGEAMSYYIGAGWTASGDFHDVRDWWNYLDQQAQRIATPLSVTIEARP